Genomic window (Vibrio pomeroyi):
CCGATGTTATTTGGTAAACGATCAACAAAATCTGGCCAGATATCTTTCGGGTCTGTGGCATCTGTGGTGGTGCCATCCACCATAAATAAAACTCGGTCTGCCTGAGTAATTTCTTCCCAAGCGCGTTCAATACCGATTTTTTCGACTTCGTCAGACGCATCACGCAGGCCTGCAGTATCGATAATGTGCAGTGGCATACCGTCAATATGGATGTGCTCACGCAGTACATCACGTGTAGTACCGGCAATGTCGGTCACAATCGCTGACTCTTTGCCAGACAGTGCATTCAATAGGCTCGATTTACCTGCATTCGGGCGGCCAGCAATCACCACCTTCATACCTTCGCGCATGATGGCGCCTTGGTTGGCTTCTTGGCGCACGGCTTCCAGGTTGTCGATGATAGCCTGTAAGTCAGCACTTACTTTACCATCAGCCAGGAAATCAATTTCTTCTTCTGGGAAGTCGATAGCCGCTTCAACATAGATTCGTAGGTGAATCAGTGAATCGACCAACGTGTTAATGCGCTTAGAGAACTCACCTTGTAGTGACTGAAGCGCTGATTTTGCCGCTTCTTCTGAACTTGCATCAATCAAGTCAGCAATCGCTTCAGCTTGGGTTAAATCCATTTTGTCGTTCAAGAAGGCACGCTCTGAGAACTCGCCTGGGCGCGCAGCACGTACACCGGAGATGGTTAGGATGCGCTTGATGAGCATGTCCATAACCACTGGGCCGCCGTGGCCTTGCAGCTCTAACACGTCTTCGCCAGTGAACGAATGTGGGTTAGGGAAGTAAAGCGCGATACCTTGGTCGAGCTCGATGCCATCGGCCGATTTAAAAGGCAGGTACTCAGCGTAGCGAGGCTTAAGTGTTTTTCCTGTTACTTCTAGGGCAACCTGAGTCGCCAATGGGCCGGAAACGCGGATAATACCGACGCCACCACGGCCGGGCGCGGTCGCTTGAGCAACAATCGTATCTGTAGTCATAGGTGTGCCTGCTAGCATGTGAAAGCCAAAAAGGGGCGTTCACGATTAATCAATTAGCTGAATTGTAATCAGCTAAAAACAAAAAGGCGACCTTTTGGTCGCCTTTCTTTATCTCTTTCTATTATCGAACTTACTTAGAATGTAAGCCTTTCTTTTCCAGCGCGCGATAGATAAGCGTTTGCTGAATCAGAGTTACGATGTTCGATACTAACCAGTATAGAACCAGACCTGAAGGGAAGAACAGGAAGAAGAATGTGAACATAACCGGCATAAAGGTCATGATCTTCTGCTGCATTGGATCCGTTACAGTTGTCGGGCTCATCTTCTGGATTAGGAACATTGAAGCACCCATCAGAAGTGGCAAGATGTAGTATGGGTCTTGTGCTGAAAGGTCAGTAATCCAACCGAAGAACGGTGAGTGACGCAGTTCAACAGACTCCATTAGTGCCCAGTATAGTGAAATGAAGATAGGCATTTGCAGAAGGATAGGTAAACAACCACCTAGTGGGTTTACTTTCTCTTTCTTGTAAAGCTCCATCATTTCTTGGCTCATGCGTTGACGGTCGTCGCCAATACGCTCACGCATTGCAGTCAGCTTAGGCTGAAGCATGCGCATTTTCGCCATAGACGTGTACTGAGCTTTCGTTAGTGGGTACATAGCACCACGAACGATGAAAGTTAGGATGATGATTGCCACACCCCAGTTCGATACGAAGCCTTGAATGAACGAAAGCAGAGTATGAAGAGGTTTAGCAATGAACCATAACCAGCCGTAGTCAACTACTAGGTCTAGGTTAGGTGCTGTTTCAGCCATTTGGTCTTGAAGTTTTGGACCAACCCAAAGCGTTGCTTTGAAGCTCGCTTCGTCGCCGTTAGCGATGGTTTTGTTCGGCATACGAACACCGATGTCGCCAAGGTTACCGATTACACGAGTGTAAAGGTTGCTGCCCGCTTCGTCGCGTGGGATCCAAGCACTTGCAAAGTAGTGTTGAATCATCGCAGCCCAACCTTGACCATTTGCTAGGTTAAGAGACAGGTTGCGATCTTGCATATCGTCGAAGCTGTATTTTTTGTAACGCGTATCTTCCGTAGAGTAAGCACCACCACGGTAAGTTGGCATTGTTAGGCTACCGCCGTCATCCATAACGTTTTGACGTAGGTGAGCGTACATGCCGAATGTCGCGTTGTTACCAGAGTTGTTGATTACATCGTATTCAACGTCAATCGCGTAGCTGCCGCGCTTAAGTACGAATGTTTTTGTGTAATCAAGGCCGTTCGCTTGGTAAGTCATTGGGATGCGTAGTTCATCTTGACCTTCAGCTAGCTTGAAGCTGTCTGCTGAAACCGTGTAGCTAGGGCGGTTAGTGCTGCTTAAATCGATACCTTGAGGACCAACTAGACCGCTTTGAGCGATAAATTGGTGACCTGGTTCGTTTTTAAGAAGAACAAACGTATCTTCAGAATCGAACTCAGCAGAGTAATCGTTTAGGTTTGCTTTAACGACATCACCACCAACCGTATCAATTGACAGAGTCAGTACATCAGTTGTTACTGTGATAGTTTTTGCAGAAGCAACTTGACCAGGTGCCGGGTCTAGATCATCTGCATAAGATGGCGCTGGTAGGGTGCTGCCAGATTGTGCCTGCTCAACCGCTTGTGGTGCTGGGTTCTTAGCTACGTTCCATTGTTGGAAAAGTAGGAAAGAAACCAATGCCAATGCGATTAACAGGATATTACGTTGAGAATCCATCGTTATTTATCTCTGTCTTGTTTTTGGACTGGTGGAACGGGGTCAAAGCCCCCTTCGTTCAAAGGATGGCATTTTAATAGACGTTTGCCTGATAACCAACACCCTTTTACAAAACCGTGAGCTTTCAACGCTTCTATCGCATATAAAGAGCAGGTTGGAGTAAATCGGCAGCGTGGGCCGATGAGTGGACTAATAAACCATCTATAAAAATAGATGGGTATTAGCGCTATCCACGCGAAGGGCGAGACAGGCGAAGCCATAATTTGTCGAGTAGCTTGAACATTTCTTCATTGCTTAAATCTTGCGCGCTCTTCTTAGCGATTACAACAAAATCTTTGTTAGGAAGTTTGTGTTGAGTGTTACGAAAGCTTTCACGAGTAAGACGCTTGAATCGGTTACGACCAACTGCGGTTTTAATCTGCTTTTTCGGAACGGCTAATCCAAGGCGAGGATTTGAAAGAGAGTTATTTCGAGCAATGATGGTGAAATGAGGAGAGCCAGCTCGATGAGCTTGCTTGAAGACATTTTGATAATGTTCGGGAGTTAACAAGCGTAACTCCCGACCGAAGGCTAGCTTATTCAAAATAATCAAAGATTACTTAGAAAGACGCTTACGGCCTTTTGCACGACGTGCATTGATTGTTGCGCGACCGTTCTTAGTAGCCATGCGAGCACGGAAACCGTGAGTACGCTTACGCTTTAGAACTGTAGGTTGAAAAGTGCGTTTCATTTGTAATTACCTTACTGATCAGTAGTTTTAGGTTTTTGTTAAACCCGGCGTGGGCATTTTTTCTCTTCTTTATATAAGAAAGGAAAACCGACGCCTCTCAACAAAGAGGCGGAATTGTAATCACTGTCACAAAAAGTGTCAATGATTGGGTTAACTAAAATTCCGGTCGGGGGATTATACGTAGATTAACTAAAATCACAAGGATCCTTAGTCGATCCCAACCTTATTTAAGAATTTTTTTAATTTAGGATCCTGTGGATTACCGAAAATATCCTGTGGAGATCCCTGCTCGACAATATGACCATCAGCCATGAAGATCACTCGGTCTGCGACCTCTCTAGCGAACTGCATTTCATGGGTGACCACCAGCATGGTTTGATGCTGATTTGCTAACTTTTTCATTAAGTTAAGCACTTCGCCAACCCATTCAGGATCAAGCGCTGAGGTTGGCTCATCAAACAACAAAAGCTCAGGTTGGAGTGCCATTGCACGGCCAATACCAACGCGTTGTTGTTGGCCACCAGAGAGCGCTGCTGGGTAGCTATCGGCTTTGTCACCTAAACCAATATCATCGAGTATTTGTTGTGCTTTTTCATAGGCTTGCTGCTTCTTCCAGCCACGAACGGTAATCAAACCTTCAGCAATATTCTGTCTCGCGGTTTGATGAGCGAATAGGGCATAGTTCTGGAACACAAAACCGGTCTTACGACGCAGTGCAAGCACCTCTGCTTTGGTGTGTTTCTGAGCATCAACATTAATATCATCAATCGAAATGGTGCCCTGATCGGCTTGCTCTAGAAAGTTCACACAACGCAGTAAGGTAGATTTACCAGTCCCACTTGAACCTATGATGACAATTATCTCACCTTGCTTGATTTCTAGGTCGATCCCTTTCAAAACTTCGGTGTCACCAAACTGCTTGTGGATATTTTGTAATTTGATCATCGTACATACGCCTTATTCAGTTTCACTTCGGCCCAAATTTGAATACGAGTGAGGATAACCACCACGCCCCAGTAAATCAGCGCGACTGCTAAGAAAGCCTCGAAGAAGCGGAAACTTGAAGAGGCTTCCATCTGAGCTTTAGCCATGATTTCTGCTACACCTAGGGTGAATGCAAGCGAAGTCGATTTAATCATGTCGATGAAGTAGTTCATCAATGATGGCAGTGCCACGCGGGTGGCTTGTGGCAAGATCACTCTGCGCATCGCTTGGCTGGTTGTCATACCTACCGAAAGGCTGGCTTCCATCTGGCT
Coding sequences:
- the mnmE gene encoding tRNA uridine-5-carboxymethylaminomethyl(34) synthesis GTPase MnmE, which produces MTTDTIVAQATAPGRGGVGIIRVSGPLATQVALEVTGKTLKPRYAEYLPFKSADGIELDQGIALYFPNPHSFTGEDVLELQGHGGPVVMDMLIKRILTISGVRAARPGEFSERAFLNDKMDLTQAEAIADLIDASSEEAAKSALQSLQGEFSKRINTLVDSLIHLRIYVEAAIDFPEEEIDFLADGKVSADLQAIIDNLEAVRQEANQGAIMREGMKVVIAGRPNAGKSSLLNALSGKESAIVTDIAGTTRDVLREHIHIDGMPLHIIDTAGLRDASDEVEKIGIERAWEEITQADRVLFMVDGTTTDATDPKDIWPDFVDRLPNNIGMTVIRNKADQTSEELGICHVNDPTLIRLSAKTGQGVDALRSHLKDCMGFAGGHEGGFMARRRHLDALERASEHLDIGQQQLEGYMAGEILAEELRIAQQHLNEITGEFSSDDLLGRIFSSFCIGK
- the yidC gene encoding membrane protein insertase YidC; the encoded protein is MDSQRNILLIALALVSFLLFQQWNVAKNPAPQAVEQAQSGSTLPAPSYADDLDPAPGQVASAKTITVTTDVLTLSIDTVGGDVVKANLNDYSAEFDSEDTFVLLKNEPGHQFIAQSGLVGPQGIDLSSTNRPSYTVSADSFKLAEGQDELRIPMTYQANGLDYTKTFVLKRGSYAIDVEYDVINNSGNNATFGMYAHLRQNVMDDGGSLTMPTYRGGAYSTEDTRYKKYSFDDMQDRNLSLNLANGQGWAAMIQHYFASAWIPRDEAGSNLYTRVIGNLGDIGVRMPNKTIANGDEASFKATLWVGPKLQDQMAETAPNLDLVVDYGWLWFIAKPLHTLLSFIQGFVSNWGVAIIILTFIVRGAMYPLTKAQYTSMAKMRMLQPKLTAMRERIGDDRQRMSQEMMELYKKEKVNPLGGCLPILLQMPIFISLYWALMESVELRHSPFFGWITDLSAQDPYYILPLLMGASMFLIQKMSPTTVTDPMQQKIMTFMPVMFTFFFLFFPSGLVLYWLVSNIVTLIQQTLIYRALEKKGLHSK
- the yidD gene encoding membrane protein insertion efficiency factor YidD, which codes for MASPVSPFAWIALIPIYFYRWFISPLIGPRCRFTPTCSLYAIEALKAHGFVKGCWLSGKRLLKCHPLNEGGFDPVPPVQKQDRDK
- the rnpA gene encoding ribonuclease P protein component translates to MLTPEHYQNVFKQAHRAGSPHFTIIARNNSLSNPRLGLAVPKKQIKTAVGRNRFKRLTRESFRNTQHKLPNKDFVVIAKKSAQDLSNEEMFKLLDKLWLRLSRPSRG
- the rpmH gene encoding 50S ribosomal protein L34, translated to MKRTFQPTVLKRKRTHGFRARMATKNGRATINARRAKGRKRLSK
- a CDS encoding amino acid ABC transporter ATP-binding protein, producing MIKLQNIHKQFGDTEVLKGIDLEIKQGEIIVIIGSSGTGKSTLLRCVNFLEQADQGTISIDDINVDAQKHTKAEVLALRRKTGFVFQNYALFAHQTARQNIAEGLITVRGWKKQQAYEKAQQILDDIGLGDKADSYPAALSGGQQQRVGIGRAMALQPELLLFDEPTSALDPEWVGEVLNLMKKLANQHQTMLVVTHEMQFAREVADRVIFMADGHIVEQGSPQDIFGNPQDPKLKKFLNKVGID